In the Thauera sedimentorum genome, one interval contains:
- a CDS encoding WD40/YVTN/BNR-like repeat-containing protein produces MARAGDRLVAVGVRGNVVLSDDAGRSWRQARSVPVSVALTSVHFVSASEGWAAGHGGIVLHSADGGETWSRQLDGRQAAALVLDEARARLAAGEERAARAVRDAERMVEEGPDKPLLGVYFVDTQRGYVVGAYGLAFTTADGGKSWQSITGLIPNPRGKHLYQVQVEGDDVLIAGEQGALFRSTDGGTQFAALQTPYAGTFFGAVMVDHERLLAFGLRGNAWLSEDAGLSWNQVPIDQDITLTTGARLPDGSVVLADESGRLLRSTDGARSFRALPLPAATGLTGFVPAADGALVVAGARGLARVEQNRILAEAKQ; encoded by the coding sequence GTGGCACGGGCCGGCGACCGCCTGGTCGCGGTCGGTGTGCGAGGCAATGTCGTGCTTTCCGACGATGCCGGGCGCAGCTGGCGTCAGGCGCGTTCGGTGCCGGTCAGCGTCGCGCTGACCAGCGTGCACTTCGTATCGGCCAGCGAAGGCTGGGCGGCCGGACACGGGGGCATCGTGCTGCACAGCGCCGATGGCGGCGAAACCTGGAGCCGCCAGCTCGACGGCCGCCAGGCCGCCGCCCTGGTGCTGGACGAAGCGCGTGCCCGGCTCGCTGCCGGTGAAGAGCGTGCGGCGCGGGCGGTGCGCGACGCCGAGCGCATGGTGGAGGAGGGGCCGGACAAGCCGCTGCTCGGCGTGTATTTCGTCGATACGCAACGCGGCTACGTGGTTGGCGCCTACGGTCTGGCCTTTACCACTGCAGACGGCGGCAAGAGCTGGCAGTCGATTACCGGCCTCATCCCGAACCCGCGTGGCAAGCATCTTTACCAAGTGCAGGTCGAGGGCGACGATGTGCTGATCGCCGGCGAGCAGGGCGCGCTGTTCCGCTCCACCGACGGCGGGACACAGTTCGCCGCACTGCAGACGCCGTATGCCGGCACCTTCTTCGGCGCGGTGATGGTCGATCACGAGCGTTTGCTGGCCTTCGGCTTGCGCGGCAACGCCTGGCTGAGCGAGGACGCCGGCCTGAGCTGGAACCAGGTGCCGATTGACCAGGACATCACCCTGACCACCGGCGCCCGCCTGCCCGACGGCAGCGTGGTTCTCGCCGACGAGAGCGGCCGTCTGCTGCGCAGCACCGACGGTGCGCGCAGCTTCCGCGCCCTGCCGCTGCCTGCGGCCACCGGCCTGACCGGCTTTGTGCCGGCCGCCGACGGCGCGCTGGTGGTGGCCGGGGCGCGCGGTCTGGCGCGCGTCGAGCAAAACCGGATTCTTGCGGAAGCCAAGCAATGA
- a CDS encoding efflux RND transporter permease subunit, with translation MSLAHTLPAAPVFVRELQDFDPRSGSLLERLLFNNRAVVLIFCVLATVLLGYQALGLRLNAAFEKMIPTGHPYIVNFLEHRSQLAGMGNSLRIAVEATDGDIFDADYLDTVRKLSDELFLMPGVDRPYMKSLWAPAVRWTGVTEEGLDGGPVIPDDYDGSPESLEQVRLNVERSGEIGQLVAANFKSSIVLVPLQDRIADTGERIDYHALSMRLEELRARYESEGIRIHITGFAKVVGDLIDGLQQVMVFFAAAIAICTGVLFWYTRCLRSTLLVMLCSLTAVVWLFGLLPTLGYELDPYSILVPFVVFAIGMSHGAQKMNGIMQDIGRGTHRLVAARYTFRRLFLTGMIALITDAVGFAVLMVIDIPVIQDLAVTASIGVAVLIFTNLIVLPVLLSYTGVSEAAARRSHEAERLERGDTEHRRHPFWAFLDLFTQRKWATIGVAVGVALGALGVVGGAQLRIGDTDPGAPELRPDSRYNRDNAFIGANYAASSDVFIVMVKTPQYACGQYDTLMAVDALERELQQLPGVEGTSSLAGLAKVANAGMNEGSLKWFEIPRSQDMLNAIITRAPREMFNQDCNLLTVYAYLKDHKADTLASVVATVEAFAAQYGTDDVRFLNAAGNAGIEAATNIVVERANTQMLIFVYAAVIILAFVSFRSWRAVVCAVVPLMITSVLCQALMVWLNIGVKVATLPVIALGVGIGVDYALYVMTVVLARMKDGMSLSEAYYKALIFTGKVVVLTGITLGIAVSTWAWSPIKFQADMGILLAFMFVWNMLGALILLPALSHFLLRPTRAAAL, from the coding sequence ATGAGCCTAGCCCATACCCTTCCCGCCGCGCCGGTCTTCGTGCGCGAGTTGCAGGACTTCGACCCCCGATCGGGATCGCTGCTCGAGCGCCTGCTGTTCAACAACCGCGCCGTGGTGCTCATCTTCTGCGTGCTGGCCACCGTGCTGCTGGGCTACCAGGCGCTCGGACTGCGGCTGAATGCCGCGTTCGAGAAGATGATCCCGACCGGGCATCCCTACATCGTCAACTTCCTTGAGCATCGCAGCCAGCTTGCCGGCATGGGCAACAGTTTGCGCATTGCGGTCGAGGCGACCGATGGCGACATCTTCGATGCGGACTACCTCGACACGGTGCGCAAGCTCAGTGACGAGCTCTTCCTGATGCCCGGCGTCGACCGCCCCTACATGAAGTCGCTGTGGGCGCCCGCGGTGCGCTGGACCGGCGTCACCGAAGAAGGCCTCGACGGTGGGCCGGTGATCCCCGACGACTATGACGGCTCGCCGGAAAGCCTAGAGCAGGTGCGCCTGAACGTGGAGCGTTCCGGTGAAATCGGCCAACTGGTCGCTGCCAACTTCAAGTCCAGCATCGTGCTGGTGCCGCTGCAGGACCGCATCGCCGACACCGGCGAGCGCATTGACTACCACGCGCTGTCCATGCGCCTGGAAGAGCTGCGCGCCAGGTACGAGTCCGAAGGTATCCGCATTCACATCACCGGCTTTGCCAAAGTGGTCGGCGACCTGATCGACGGCCTGCAGCAGGTGATGGTGTTCTTCGCCGCCGCGATCGCCATCTGCACCGGCGTGCTGTTCTGGTACACCCGCTGCCTGCGCAGCACGCTGCTGGTGATGCTGTGTTCGCTGACTGCGGTGGTGTGGCTGTTCGGGCTGTTGCCCACGCTCGGCTACGAGCTTGATCCCTATTCGATCCTGGTGCCCTTCGTGGTGTTCGCCATCGGCATGAGCCACGGTGCGCAGAAGATGAACGGCATCATGCAGGACATCGGCCGCGGCACCCACCGGCTGGTGGCGGCGCGCTATACCTTCCGCCGTCTGTTCCTCACCGGCATGATTGCGCTGATCACCGATGCGGTCGGCTTCGCGGTGCTGATGGTGATCGACATTCCGGTCATCCAGGATCTCGCCGTCACCGCCAGCATTGGCGTCGCGGTGCTGATCTTCACCAACCTGATCGTGCTGCCGGTGCTGCTCTCCTACACCGGGGTGAGCGAGGCCGCCGCGCGCCGCAGCCATGAAGCGGAGCGACTGGAGCGGGGCGACACCGAGCACCGGCGCCACCCCTTCTGGGCCTTCCTCGATCTCTTCACCCAGCGCAAATGGGCCACCATCGGCGTTGCCGTGGGTGTGGCGCTCGGCGCGCTGGGCGTGGTCGGAGGCGCACAACTGCGCATCGGCGACACCGACCCCGGTGCGCCCGAGCTGCGTCCGGACTCGCGCTACAACCGCGACAACGCCTTCATCGGCGCCAACTACGCGGCCAGCAGCGATGTGTTCATCGTCATGGTGAAGACGCCGCAGTACGCCTGCGGGCAGTACGACACGCTGATGGCGGTCGATGCGCTCGAACGCGAATTGCAGCAACTGCCGGGCGTGGAAGGCACGAGCTCGCTGGCAGGGCTGGCCAAGGTCGCCAACGCGGGCATGAACGAAGGTAGCCTGAAGTGGTTCGAGATTCCGCGCTCGCAGGACATGCTGAACGCGATCATCACCCGCGCCCCGCGCGAGATGTTCAACCAGGACTGCAACCTGCTGACGGTGTACGCCTACCTGAAGGACCACAAGGCCGACACCCTGGCCAGCGTGGTTGCCACGGTCGAGGCGTTTGCGGCGCAGTACGGTACGGATGACGTGCGCTTCCTCAACGCGGCGGGCAATGCCGGCATCGAGGCGGCGACCAACATCGTCGTCGAGCGCGCCAACACGCAGATGCTTATCTTCGTGTATGCCGCGGTGATCATCCTGGCCTTCGTCAGTTTCCGCTCCTGGCGTGCGGTGGTGTGCGCGGTGGTGCCGCTGATGATCACCTCGGTGCTGTGCCAGGCGCTGATGGTGTGGCTCAACATCGGCGTCAAGGTGGCGACGCTGCCGGTGATCGCGCTCGGCGTGGGCATCGGCGTCGATTACGCGCTGTACGTGATGACCGTGGTGCTCGCACGCATGAAGGACGGCATGAGCCTGTCCGAGGCCTACTACAAGGCGCTGATCTTCACCGGCAAGGTCGTCGTGCTAACCGGCATCACGCTGGGCATCGCGGTGTCCACCTGGGCGTGGTCGCCGATCAAGTTCCAGGCCGACATGGGCATCCTGCTCGCGTTCATGTTCGTCTGGAACATGCTGGGTGCGCTCATCCTGCTGCCGGCCCTCAGCCACTTCCTGCTGCGGCCCACACGTGCCGCCGCGCTCTGA
- a CDS encoding universal stress protein, giving the protein MYRHLLVPLDGSELATTLVSGALELACVCGARITFFTMRDDYGASDEGALVRAMAPDTFNEVAAGHANAIIAKAIAAAESYGVQCDGLVRTGSRPYELIVQVARERSCDLIYMGSHGRRGLRALLPGSQTQKVIAHASVPVLVATVETNSVGNACDAAIAIILDEHRAIAAVCNGLRGMATQLRTGAAVDLAFLDAMLHYLRNFSDELHHPKEEQYLFARLAGRSVELDDVLAVLAREHSDGAAQLAQLEERVGQCRGDATRRAAQALAADLDDFVDAQWRHLSAEEKIVLPAARRQLNEVDWQQIGDAFRLNGELSLGGERGVAFERLFARLMNQAADAASC; this is encoded by the coding sequence ATGTACCGACATTTGCTGGTGCCGCTGGACGGCTCGGAGCTTGCCACGACCCTGGTGAGCGGCGCGCTGGAACTGGCCTGCGTGTGCGGGGCGCGCATCACCTTCTTCACCATGCGCGACGACTACGGTGCGAGCGACGAGGGCGCGCTGGTTCGCGCCATGGCGCCCGACACATTCAACGAGGTGGCCGCTGGACACGCCAACGCGATCATCGCCAAGGCGATCGCGGCGGCTGAGTCTTACGGCGTGCAGTGCGACGGGCTGGTGCGCACCGGCAGTCGCCCGTATGAGCTGATCGTCCAGGTGGCGCGCGAGCGAAGCTGCGACCTGATCTACATGGGGTCGCACGGTCGCCGCGGGCTGCGTGCCCTCCTGCCCGGCTCGCAGACGCAAAAGGTGATCGCGCATGCGAGTGTTCCGGTACTGGTGGCGACCGTCGAGACCAACAGCGTGGGCAATGCCTGCGATGCAGCGATCGCGATCATTCTTGACGAGCACCGTGCGATCGCAGCCGTTTGCAACGGGCTGCGCGGCATGGCCACGCAACTGCGCACCGGTGCTGCGGTTGATCTCGCCTTCCTCGATGCGATGCTGCACTACCTGCGGAACTTTTCGGACGAACTGCATCATCCGAAGGAGGAGCAGTACCTGTTCGCCCGTCTCGCAGGGCGGAGCGTGGAGCTAGACGACGTGCTGGCCGTACTGGCACGCGAACACAGTGACGGCGCGGCTCAGCTCGCGCAGTTGGAGGAGCGCGTCGGACAGTGCCGCGGCGATGCTACCCGCAGGGCTGCGCAGGCACTCGCAGCGGACCTCGATGACTTCGTCGACGCACAATGGCGCCACCTCAGCGCCGAGGAAAAGATCGTGCTACCTGCCGCGCGGCGTCAGCTCAACGAAGTGGATTGGCAGCAGATCGGCGACGCATTCCGTCTCAATGGAGAGCTCTCGCTCGGCGGCGAGCGAGGTGTCGCCTTCGAGCGCCTGTTTGCCCGGTTGATGAACCAGGCGGCCGACGCGGCTTCCTGCTGA
- a CDS encoding methyl-accepting chemotaxis protein, which produces MAMRRWTSGRLAVPLAVATTSVAAAQAGAASGPERWVWGTLAVLVAILALWRASCEERAVAVAIERIRAQLDDHVQVGGGVTASIARLETVLAEKVACAERMSILARELTVATGSLVSSFTDIVAAADRQSLLVGQATDEVKAMAVRAQGTSAQAQGLAASSAAASERAADGGTQVHFISGVMHELASAVAAAGTEFDHVRAQVSRIGEIVAIIREIAGQTNLLALNAAIEAARAGEQGRGFAVVADEVRKLAERTGAATLSVGEIIGAIGEGIDRLHHGIAAAGAGTQDGVARATDATRVLDDVADAAKETAVAVRRIAETASTEAQSAGRFVEDTGGIAQLAGELDERVNLCNGGLRELMMGLVDLKCLASTLDVGRDAMAAMLDAIEETRAHNILVLNARESAQAIPHMERIAALDLEVDGHLDCVQASAEVAQELRELRRALAEYRRARDELLGAVRGGTLESVRESGSARVRLAYRALKEAYAALASRAAAAAAQKGARSPIDKDKQNRTRVAALNMPRQ; this is translated from the coding sequence ATGGCGATGCGCCGGTGGACGAGTGGCAGGCTTGCTGTGCCGCTGGCCGTGGCGACGACTTCCGTGGCTGCCGCGCAGGCAGGTGCCGCAAGCGGGCCCGAGCGATGGGTGTGGGGGACGCTCGCTGTGCTGGTAGCGATACTTGCACTATGGCGGGCCTCCTGCGAGGAGCGGGCGGTCGCCGTCGCCATCGAGCGCATTCGAGCACAACTCGACGACCATGTGCAGGTTGGAGGTGGCGTAACAGCGTCAATTGCGCGGCTCGAAACCGTGCTGGCGGAGAAGGTCGCATGCGCCGAACGGATGAGCATATTGGCACGCGAGCTGACCGTTGCCACCGGCAGCCTCGTGTCGAGTTTTACCGACATCGTCGCCGCGGCTGATCGTCAGTCGCTCCTCGTCGGGCAGGCGACGGACGAGGTAAAGGCGATGGCCGTGCGCGCCCAGGGGACGTCGGCGCAGGCACAGGGCCTCGCCGCGTCATCCGCTGCGGCAAGCGAGCGCGCCGCTGACGGCGGCACGCAAGTGCATTTCATATCGGGAGTGATGCACGAACTCGCGAGCGCGGTAGCGGCGGCGGGCACGGAGTTCGACCACGTGAGGGCGCAGGTGTCGCGCATAGGCGAAATCGTGGCGATCATCCGCGAAATCGCCGGACAGACCAATCTGCTGGCCCTCAACGCCGCGATCGAGGCTGCCCGAGCCGGTGAGCAGGGGCGCGGGTTTGCCGTGGTGGCCGACGAGGTGCGCAAGCTCGCCGAGCGCACCGGCGCGGCTACCTTGAGCGTGGGTGAGATCATCGGCGCGATCGGTGAAGGCATTGATCGGCTGCATCACGGGATTGCGGCAGCCGGTGCGGGCACTCAGGACGGTGTCGCCCGAGCGACCGATGCGACGCGTGTGCTCGACGATGTTGCAGATGCCGCGAAAGAGACGGCAGTGGCGGTGCGGCGGATCGCCGAGACCGCGAGTACCGAGGCGCAAAGCGCGGGACGATTCGTCGAGGACACCGGCGGTATCGCGCAACTTGCCGGCGAACTCGACGAGCGAGTGAACCTTTGCAACGGCGGGCTGCGTGAGCTGATGATGGGCTTGGTAGACCTGAAGTGCCTTGCGAGCACGCTCGACGTGGGACGCGACGCCATGGCCGCGATGCTCGACGCCATCGAGGAGACTCGCGCGCACAACATCCTTGTGCTCAACGCACGCGAGTCGGCGCAGGCGATCCCGCACATGGAGCGCATCGCGGCTCTCGACCTGGAGGTCGATGGGCATCTCGACTGTGTACAGGCCTCCGCGGAAGTCGCGCAAGAGCTTCGGGAGCTAAGGCGTGCGCTTGCGGAATACCGTCGAGCGCGCGACGAACTGCTTGGCGCTGTGCGTGGCGGTACGCTGGAGTCGGTGCGCGAAAGCGGCTCGGCTCGCGTTAGACTGGCTTACCGCGCGCTGAAGGAGGCCTATGCGGCGCTCGCTTCGCGAGCCGCGGCTGCGGCAGCGCAGAAAGGCGCGCGGTCGCCGATCGACAAAGACAAGCAGAACCGGACGCGAGTTGCGGCATTGAACATGCCTCGCCAGTGA
- a CDS encoding sigma-54-dependent Fis family transcriptional regulator, with protein sequence MAGDGLIERFNLRSRLRFNIDAGQIWLDESRMLLMHAKAVGALRSELFDTLGPRRAQGLLLRMGFASGQQDADLAAKLYGEGDNYDVFRIGPELHAFEGLVKATITEADIDWEKGIFIGEVDWEGSWEAEAHTQRFGVGDDTACWSLVGYASGYATRFFKRLIVFRETHCVSRGDERCHIVGKPAEAWGDDPYLAYFKPENIDGQMREMEEELLRLRGRLRDELCPGKLVGNSQGFRAAFALLSKAAASPINVLLLGETGVGKEVFARWLHENGDRREQPFVAVNCGAIPHELIESELFGVQKGAYTGAQQSRPGRFERADGGTLFLDEVGDLSPSAQVKLLRVLQTGELERLGDERTRRVNVRLVAATNVNLQKAIAEGSFRADLYYRLATYPVVIPPLRERKSDIPLLVAALIEKCAPSYHKTIKGLTDRALQALMSYDWPGNVRELENLIERGVLLAPADGLIEVEHLFAGGVAAPPEEVQIDRSGTVCSADETRRERLCEALLDEGFDLHAHEARLLELAVRRAGGNLTHAARLLGISRRQLAYRLKQGTSDTSSD encoded by the coding sequence ATGGCAGGGGATGGACTGATCGAGCGCTTCAACCTGCGCTCGCGCTTGCGTTTCAATATCGACGCAGGGCAGATCTGGCTTGACGAGAGCCGCATGTTGCTGATGCATGCGAAGGCAGTCGGCGCGTTGCGCAGTGAGCTCTTCGACACGCTCGGGCCTCGGCGCGCGCAGGGTCTGCTGCTGCGCATGGGTTTTGCGTCCGGCCAGCAGGATGCCGACCTTGCCGCCAAACTCTATGGAGAGGGTGACAACTACGACGTGTTTCGCATCGGCCCGGAGCTGCACGCCTTCGAGGGTTTGGTGAAGGCGACGATCACCGAGGCGGACATAGACTGGGAAAAGGGGATCTTCATCGGCGAAGTCGACTGGGAGGGGTCCTGGGAGGCAGAGGCGCATACGCAGCGTTTCGGCGTCGGTGACGACACCGCTTGCTGGAGTTTGGTGGGCTACGCGTCGGGCTACGCCACACGCTTCTTCAAGCGTCTGATCGTTTTCCGCGAGACGCATTGCGTGTCGCGCGGCGATGAACGCTGCCACATCGTCGGCAAGCCAGCGGAGGCTTGGGGCGACGATCCATATCTTGCCTACTTCAAGCCGGAGAACATCGACGGCCAGATGCGCGAGATGGAAGAGGAACTCCTGCGTCTGCGCGGGCGTCTGCGCGATGAGCTATGCCCAGGCAAGCTGGTCGGCAATTCGCAGGGCTTCCGCGCTGCGTTCGCCCTGCTTTCCAAGGCGGCGGCCAGCCCCATCAACGTGTTGCTGCTCGGCGAGACAGGGGTCGGAAAGGAGGTTTTTGCGCGTTGGTTGCACGAGAATGGGGACCGACGCGAGCAGCCTTTCGTCGCAGTGAACTGCGGGGCGATTCCGCATGAGTTGATCGAATCGGAACTGTTCGGTGTGCAGAAGGGCGCCTACACTGGTGCGCAGCAGTCGCGCCCAGGGCGCTTCGAGCGCGCCGACGGCGGCACGCTCTTCCTTGACGAGGTCGGCGACCTGTCGCCATCCGCGCAGGTGAAGCTGCTGCGGGTGCTGCAGACCGGAGAACTCGAGCGGCTCGGCGATGAGCGCACGCGGCGGGTGAACGTGCGGCTGGTGGCTGCCACCAACGTGAACCTGCAGAAGGCCATCGCCGAAGGCAGTTTTCGCGCCGACCTCTACTACCGGCTGGCGACCTACCCGGTTGTGATTCCGCCGCTGCGTGAGCGCAAGAGCGACATTCCGCTGCTCGTCGCGGCGCTGATCGAGAAGTGTGCGCCAAGCTACCACAAGACCATCAAGGGACTGACAGATCGGGCGCTGCAGGCGCTGATGTCCTACGACTGGCCGGGCAACGTACGTGAACTCGAAAACCTGATCGAGCGCGGTGTGCTGCTCGCGCCAGCGGACGGACTGATCGAGGTCGAGCACCTGTTCGCGGGCGGTGTGGCAGCGCCGCCCGAGGAGGTGCAGATTGATCGCTCCGGCACTGTGTGCAGCGCAGACGAGACGCGGCGTGAGCGCCTGTGTGAGGCCTTGTTGGACGAAGGTTTCGACCTGCATGCCCACGAGGCCCGCCTGCTCGAGCTTGCCGTACGGCGTGCCGGTGGCAACCTCACGCACGCCGCCCGCCTGCTGGGCATCTCACGTCGCCAACTGGCCTACCGCCTCAAGCAGGGTACGTCCGACACTAGCTCTGACTAG
- a CDS encoding catechol 2,3-dioxygenase: protein MAMTGVLRPGHAQVRVLNLEESVRFYRDVLGLVETGRDAQGRVYFKCWDERDHNSYIIREADSAGLDFFGFKVLDTATLDRLEADLRAYGLATTRIPAGDLLETGERVRFELPSGHLIELYAEKTAVGNGIDEVNPAPWSQQREHGIAPVRLDHALLYGPNVAEVQKIFVDVLGFYLVERVLTPDGEGNAAIWLSCSHKVHDIAFAEYPEKGKLHHCSFMMETWEQVLRAGDIMSMNKVAVDIGPTRHGVTRGCTIYAWDPSGNRFETFMGGYQPYPDYKPLTWTFDNFGQGLDYPQRKLHETFLTVVT, encoded by the coding sequence ATGGCCATGACAGGTGTGCTTCGACCGGGTCACGCGCAAGTGCGTGTGCTCAATCTTGAAGAGAGCGTGCGTTTCTATCGCGACGTGCTCGGGCTGGTGGAGACAGGGCGCGATGCGCAGGGGCGTGTGTACTTCAAGTGCTGGGACGAGCGCGATCACAACAGTTACATCATTCGCGAAGCGGATAGCGCCGGGCTCGACTTCTTCGGCTTCAAGGTGCTCGATACCGCAACCCTTGATCGTCTGGAGGCCGACCTTCGCGCCTACGGGCTTGCCACGACCCGCATTCCGGCCGGCGACCTGCTGGAGACGGGCGAGCGTGTGCGCTTCGAGCTGCCCTCCGGTCACCTGATCGAGCTGTACGCCGAGAAGACCGCAGTCGGCAACGGGATTGACGAGGTCAATCCGGCGCCGTGGTCGCAACAGCGCGAGCATGGCATCGCTCCGGTGCGTCTGGACCATGCGCTGCTCTACGGCCCGAACGTGGCGGAAGTGCAGAAGATCTTCGTCGATGTGCTGGGCTTCTACCTCGTCGAGCGCGTGCTGACGCCGGACGGGGAGGGCAACGCGGCGATCTGGTTGTCGTGTTCGCACAAGGTGCACGACATCGCCTTCGCCGAGTATCCCGAGAAGGGCAAGCTGCACCACTGCTCCTTCATGATGGAAACCTGGGAGCAGGTGCTGCGCGCCGGCGACATCATGTCGATGAACAAAGTCGCGGTCGACATCGGCCCCACCCGTCATGGCGTGACCCGCGGCTGCACGATCTACGCCTGGGACCCTTCCGGCAACCGCTTCGAGACCTTCATGGGCGGCTATCAACCCTACCCCGACTACAAGCCGCTGACCTGGACCTTCGACAACTTCGGCCAGGGGCTCGACTACCCGCAGCGCAAGCTGCACGAGACCTTCCTCACGGTTGTGACCTGA
- a CDS encoding phenol hydroxylase subunit — translation MELSPAAPAGFDLSRRFVRVTGTRPNGFVEFEFAIGEPELFVEMILGKEAFEEFCTANAVTMLDPDGSTVVGGADEDWNWRLADATRTRFR, via the coding sequence ATGGAACTGAGTCCCGCGGCTCCCGCCGGCTTCGATCTTAGCCGCCGCTTTGTCCGCGTCACCGGCACACGTCCGAACGGCTTCGTCGAATTCGAGTTTGCGATCGGCGAGCCCGAGCTCTTCGTCGAGATGATCCTCGGCAAGGAAGCTTTCGAGGAGTTCTGCACGGCGAACGCCGTGACGATGCTGGACCCCGACGGGAGCACGGTCGTGGGTGGTGCCGACGAGGACTGGAACTGGCGTCTCGCCGACGCCACCCGCACCCGTTTCCGCTGA
- a CDS encoding aromatic/alkene monooxygenase hydroxylase subunit beta — protein sequence MQIDLRTVTIDPQRNTFDHLARRFGDKPASRYQEGSYDIQAAENLHYRPTWDPEQALYDTSITRIVLQDWYVLKDPRQYYYSTYTLARARQQETAEANFGFVESRGLGDAMAEELRDAALRVLVPLRHAAWGANQNNAFICGYGYGTAFTQPCMYHAMDNLGIAQYLSRLGLLLGDTEALDAAKQAWTEDRSWQPLRRYVEDSMALRDPFELFVAQNLVLDGLLYPLVYGRIVDDELSPRGASAVAMLTQFMSDWFDETRKWVDSVVKTAAAESDGNRAVLAEWIHDWRERAAAALLPIVELALGARADEAVAEQLTAFDARVAKTGVTL from the coding sequence ATGCAGATCGACTTACGCACGGTCACCATCGACCCGCAGCGCAACACTTTCGACCACCTTGCCCGGCGCTTCGGCGACAAGCCCGCCTCGCGCTACCAGGAGGGTAGCTACGACATCCAGGCTGCTGAAAACCTGCATTACCGCCCCACCTGGGATCCGGAGCAGGCGCTCTACGACACCTCAATCACCCGCATCGTGCTGCAGGACTGGTACGTCCTCAAGGATCCGCGCCAGTACTACTACAGCACCTACACCCTGGCCCGCGCCCGCCAGCAGGAAACCGCGGAGGCGAACTTCGGCTTCGTCGAATCGCGCGGCCTGGGCGACGCGATGGCGGAAGAGCTGCGCGACGCTGCCCTGCGCGTGTTGGTGCCGCTGCGCCACGCCGCCTGGGGGGCGAACCAGAACAACGCCTTCATCTGCGGCTACGGCTACGGCACCGCCTTCACCCAGCCGTGCATGTACCACGCCATGGACAACCTGGGCATCGCCCAGTACCTCTCGCGCCTCGGCCTGCTGCTGGGTGACACGGAAGCGCTGGATGCGGCGAAGCAGGCATGGACCGAGGACCGCTCCTGGCAACCGCTGCGCCGCTACGTCGAGGACAGCATGGCGCTGCGCGATCCCTTCGAGCTCTTCGTTGCGCAGAACCTCGTGCTTGACGGCCTGCTGTACCCGCTGGTCTATGGCCGCATCGTAGATGACGAGTTGTCGCCGCGTGGCGCCAGTGCGGTGGCGATGCTGACCCAGTTCATGAGCGACTGGTTCGACGAGACGCGCAAGTGGGTCGATTCGGTCGTCAAGACTGCCGCCGCCGAGTCGGACGGCAACCGTGCGGTGCTCGCCGAGTGGATTCACGACTGGCGCGAGCGTGCCGCCGCCGCCCTGCTGCCGATCGTCGAGCTCGCCCTCGGTGCACGGGCGGACGAAGCCGTTGCCGAACAACTCACCGCCTTCGACGCCCGGGTCGCCAAGACCGGCGTCACCCTCTGA
- a CDS encoding MmoB/DmpM family protein has product MSTVFIALQANEDTRPIIDAIALDNPGAVVNRQPAMVKIDAPNRLVIRRETIEEQVGRAFDLQELQVNLITLSGNVDEDEDELTLTWHS; this is encoded by the coding sequence ATGTCCACCGTATTCATTGCGCTGCAGGCCAACGAAGACACACGCCCGATCATCGATGCGATCGCGCTCGACAACCCGGGCGCGGTGGTGAACCGCCAGCCGGCGATGGTCAAGATCGACGCGCCCAACCGTCTGGTGATCCGCCGCGAGACGATAGAGGAGCAGGTCGGCCGCGCCTTCGATCTGCAGGAACTGCAGGTCAACCTGATCACGCTGTCGGGCAACGTCGACGAGGACGAAGACGAACTGACCCTGACCTGGCACAGCTAA